One window of the Rhodothermales bacterium genome contains the following:
- a CDS encoding PorV/PorQ family protein, with the protein MTRFLPCILAFFLVLPASGQPVDATVFSLTTLDASARGAGFAGSSSALPSQGVLSFLENPAHLRAEAHGQLGLSLLNHVSALQTGTVAYSRHLEGIGSVGAGLRFLGWGEIDRADALGEKQGTFSAGEFALSAGLSRVLNPTTRYGANVHWLRSSIDGQAANALALDAGIFRYNPDSRLGLSASIHSLGAVISSIGEESNRLPVDLRLGISKRLLHLPFLFSVTAWDLTDFSGTDDDDTVLDNLLYHLKLGGAFQFSEHFEIRFGYDHRRHNALKVKSRLDLAGVSFGTGIVVKWVAVDYGYNSWSSFGGMHRFAVTTRL; encoded by the coding sequence GTGACGCGATTTCTCCCCTGCATTCTGGCGTTTTTCCTGGTTCTGCCCGCTTCGGGGCAGCCCGTGGACGCGACCGTGTTCTCGCTGACCACGCTCGACGCGTCGGCTCGGGGAGCCGGGTTCGCGGGGTCGTCCTCGGCATTGCCGAGCCAGGGCGTCTTGAGCTTCCTGGAGAATCCCGCACACTTGCGGGCGGAGGCCCACGGGCAGTTGGGCCTGTCCCTGCTCAATCACGTGTCTGCGCTGCAAACGGGCACCGTCGCCTACAGCCGACATCTGGAAGGCATCGGTTCAGTGGGGGCCGGGCTCCGCTTCCTGGGCTGGGGGGAGATCGACCGCGCCGACGCTCTCGGCGAGAAGCAGGGCACGTTTTCCGCGGGAGAGTTTGCTCTTTCGGCCGGCCTGTCGCGCGTACTCAATCCCACGACCCGGTATGGTGCCAACGTGCATTGGCTGAGGAGCAGCATCGACGGTCAGGCCGCGAACGCCCTGGCCCTGGACGCCGGAATCTTCCGATACAACCCGGATTCGAGGCTGGGCCTCAGTGCCAGCATACACAGCCTCGGCGCGGTGATTTCGTCCATTGGAGAAGAATCGAACCGCCTGCCGGTTGACCTGCGCCTGGGCATCAGTAAACGACTCCTCCACCTGCCGTTCTTGTTCTCGGTGACTGCCTGGGACCTGACCGATTTCTCTGGCACCGACGACGACGACACCGTGCTCGACAATCTCCTGTACCACCTGAAACTGGGAGGCGCCTTCCAGTTCAGCGAGCACTTCGAGATTCGGTTCGGTTACGATCACCGCCGCCACAACGCGCTCAAGGTGAAGAGTCGACTGGACCTCGCCGGCGTGTCCTTCGGCACCGGTATTGTTGTGAAGTGGGTGGCCGTGGACTACGGCTACAACTCATGGTCCAGCTTCGGAGGCATGCACCGTTTTGCGGTGACAACCAGGCTTTAG